GCGGCGGCCACTTTGTTCCCGTCCACGCGGATGCCCTGGCGGACGTGCGGCCAGCACTTCCGCCAGGGCTCCCCGGGCTCGAGTGGAAAGCGCTCCCATCTCCTTCGAGGATGTATCCACCTGCGACCCCGCGCGGGTACTCTCGCCGGGGTTAGCGCTGTCTGGAGGGAGTGCTGCAAGAGCCGGAGCAAGCGGCGCTTTCAGGCCGCGCTTCGCCAGCCTGGCCCGACGAGCCGGGCGCTCATCCGCCGCCCATCGCGGGCATGATGTGCACCACGCTACCGTCACGCACGCGCGCCAACAGGCCGTCCTCGGTGATCTCGTCGTCGATTGAGACGGCGATCCCCGGTCGCAGGTCGTCGTCGTAGACGATGCGGTCGCGCAACTCCGGGTAATGCCGCCCCAGGTTCTCGAAGACCTGGCGCAGGCTGGCGCCCTCGACCTCCACCCGCTCGACGCCGCCGCTGAACCGCCTCAGGGGCGATGGGATGACGACGGTGACCATGCCCAATCCCTCGGGATGCCGATGAACGTAGGACCTGCAAGCCGCCGGACCAGCTGGCCGAGATGTCGTCAGTCCTCCGGCCTCAGGTCCGCCCGCGTCCTCCTCCGGCCCTCCGCCCTACCGCTCCTTGTCCAGAAGTGCCTCCAGGACAACGCGCGGGGACATGGGCGCCTTGTAGAGGTTCACGCCGATGGCATCCGCGATCGCGGCCTGGATCGCCGGCATGGGCGGGACTATCGGCACCTCGCCGACGCCGCGCACGCCGTAGGGGTGGCCGGGGTTCGGCACTTCGACCAGTACGGTGTCGATCATCGGCAGGTCTAGCGTGGTCGGCATGCGGTAGTCCAGGAAGCTGGCGTTCTGCATCCGGCCGTCCGGGCCCCAGTAGTACTCCTCGGTCAGCGCCATCCCTACTCCCTGGGCGACGCCACCCTGGATCTGCCCCTCGACGTAGGACGGATGTATGGCCGTACCTACGTCCTGGACAGCCGTGTAGCGCAGGATGGTCACCTTCCCGGTCTCGCGGTCGACTTCGACATCGACGATGTGGCCGCCGTAAGCCGGCCCCGCGCCCTGCTTCTGCGTCGTCAGGCCTGCGGAGATGGCGCCACCGGTGCGCGCCAGCCGTCCGGCGATCTCCTTGAAGGACATCTCTCGCGGCTTGCCTTCAGCGTCGGCAGGCCCGCGGATCACGCCGTCGTCGCCGTAAGTCACCTGGTCCTCGGGCACCTCCCAGATGCGGGCGGCGCGCTCCGTCAGCTTCTTGCGCAGCTCCAGGCCGAGTTCGTACATCGTCCAGCCGATGGCGAAGGCGGACGAACTGCCGCCGGTGAGGCCCGTCGCGCCGATGTCGTCGGTCCCGACCACGTGCGGGTGCACCTGCTCGGCCGAGATGCCCAGCGTCTCGGCCAGCATCATCGCCATCGCTGCCCGCGTGCCGCCGATGTCGACGTTGCCGACCACCAGCTTGATCGTGCCGTCAGGGTTGATCGCCGCCGTCGCGCTGCGCTCGCCGCCGACGTTACCCCAGAACCCCATCGCGACGCCGCGGCCGCGGTCCGGGCCCTGGATCTCGGACTTGTAATGAGGGTGGTCCTTCATAGCCTGCATGACCTCGACAGCGCCGATGCGGCCGAATTTCTGGCCGGTAGGGCGCGGCGTGCCTTCTTTGGCGGCGTTCTTGAGGCGCAGGTCGATCGGGTCTATGTCCAGTTGCTTGGCGATCTCATTGACCACGCTCTCGACCGCGAACTCGGCAGCGGGTGCCCCCGGGGCGCGGTACGCCGCGGTCTTCGGCTTGTTCACGACCACGTCGTAGCCGTCGATCACGTAGTTCTCGATGTCGTAGGGCGCGAGCGCGCAGGTAGCGCCGGCGCCGACGGGCGACCCGGGGAACGCGCCCGCCTCGTAGGCCAGGTAGACCTCGGCCGCGGTCAGGGTGCCGTCCTTC
This region of Dehalococcoidia bacterium genomic DNA includes:
- a CDS encoding MoaD/ThiS family protein, with translation MVTVVIPSPLRRFSGGVERVEVEGASLRQVFENLGRHYPELRDRIVYDDDLRPGIAVSIDDEITEDGLLARVRDGSVVHIMPAMGGG
- a CDS encoding xanthine dehydrogenase family protein molybdopterin-binding subunit; translation: MVATPEKPQYKVIGTRPIRPDGTDKVIGRAEYGIDVRLPGMLYGRIKRSPYAHAIIKRIDASKALALPGVKAVITHDDFPPPGDTAMTMGEGGVSTARFMLEGIMASKKVLYRGQPVAAVCATDHHIAEDALELIEVEYEPLPVVSDVREAMSDAAPVLHENLRTRDMAPLSQTPSDKPTNIASHLRFARGDVQAGFAAADIVVEREFETSMFHQGYIEPHNGTAFWNRDGKLTVWCSTQGSFSVRANLATLLQIPVSQINVIPMEIGGGFGGKLVVYLEPIAAVFSKITGKPVKMMMTRDEVFEATGPTSGTYIRVKMGAKKDGTLTAAEVYLAYEAGAFPGSPVGAGATCALAPYDIENYVIDGYDVVVNKPKTAAYRAPGAPAAEFAVESVVNEIAKQLDIDPIDLRLKNAAKEGTPRPTGQKFGRIGAVEVMQAMKDHPHYKSEIQGPDRGRGVAMGFWGNVGGERSATAAINPDGTIKLVVGNVDIGGTRAAMAMMLAETLGISAEQVHPHVVGTDDIGATGLTGGSSSAFAIGWTMYELGLELRKKLTERAARIWEVPEDQVTYGDDGVIRGPADAEGKPREMSFKEIAGRLARTGGAISAGLTTQKQGAGPAYGGHIVDVEVDRETGKVTILRYTAVQDVGTAIHPSYVEGQIQGGVAQGVGMALTEEYYWGPDGRMQNASFLDYRMPTTLDLPMIDTVLVEVPNPGHPYGVRGVGEVPIVPPMPAIQAAIADAIGVNLYKAPMSPRVVLEALLDKER